One segment of Radiobacillus kanasensis DNA contains the following:
- a CDS encoding MerR family transcriptional regulator, with amino-acid sequence MHTVKEAALITGLTEHAVRFYTDKGLVPSVQRNKNNIRLFDEESINWLYGAKCLKQTGMPIEKIKTYVDLCLEGDSTVPQRFALMMEYTEVALIQLEEAKQRVDHLEEKKLQYQAILKHRIPDTTNPSKWGKTRKDA; translated from the coding sequence ATGCATACTGTCAAAGAAGCCGCCTTGATAACGGGACTCACCGAGCATGCCGTGCGCTTTTACACGGATAAAGGCCTGGTACCAAGTGTACAGCGTAATAAAAACAACATCCGGCTGTTCGACGAAGAATCGATCAACTGGCTGTATGGCGCCAAATGCCTCAAGCAGACTGGGATGCCGATTGAAAAAATCAAAACGTACGTCGACCTCTGCCTCGAAGGTGATTCGACCGTTCCGCAGCGCTTCGCACTTATGATGGAATATACAGAAGTGGCACTAATTCAGCTCGAAGAAGCCAAGCAGCGCGTCGACCATTTGGAAGAAAAAAAACTCCAATATCAGGCCATTTTGAAGCACCGCATCCCGGACACAACCAATCCCAGCAAATGGGGAAAAACCCGGAAGGACGCTTAG
- a CDS encoding TerC family protein, with protein MESLWLEYAWALLILIGLEGLLSADNALVLAVIAKHLPEDQKKRAINYGIIMAFAFRFAALFAISFIANVWQIQAIGAAYLLYLGLKHVIKARFGKENKNIHKDDEKESAGKGFWPTVGKIALADLAFAIDSILAAVALALGLPDSPLDNFGGMDGGKFIVVVLGGIAGLILIKFAATWFVQLLEKRPALETTAYAIVAWVGVKLAVITLAHKDIGILDHHFPHSTTWTLIFYGVLVAIALIGWFAPGKKE; from the coding sequence ATGGAGTCACTATGGCTAGAGTATGCATGGGCATTACTAATTCTAATCGGATTAGAAGGATTATTGTCTGCTGACAATGCCCTTGTACTAGCAGTTATAGCAAAGCATTTACCGGAAGATCAGAAAAAAAGAGCCATAAATTACGGAATTATTATGGCTTTCGCTTTTAGATTTGCTGCACTTTTTGCAATTTCTTTTATTGCGAATGTCTGGCAGATACAGGCGATAGGAGCGGCTTATCTTCTTTACCTAGGATTAAAGCATGTCATTAAGGCACGGTTCGGGAAAGAAAATAAGAATATCCATAAGGACGATGAAAAGGAATCAGCTGGTAAAGGTTTCTGGCCCACAGTAGGGAAGATCGCATTAGCTGACCTAGCTTTTGCAATTGATTCAATTTTAGCTGCCGTTGCTCTTGCACTTGGCCTTCCAGATTCACCGTTGGACAATTTCGGTGGTATGGATGGAGGGAAATTTATTGTTGTAGTTCTTGGGGGTATTGCTGGTCTAATTTTAATTAAGTTTGCCGCAACCTGGTTTGTACAACTTCTAGAAAAGCGTCCGGCATTGGAAACAACAGCATATGCAATTGTTGCATGGGTCGGTGTCAAACTTGCTGTGATTACACTTGCTCATAAGGATATTGGAATATTGGATCATCACTTTCCGCACAGTACCACTTGGACCCTAATCTTTTATGGAGTATTGGTCGCTATTGCTCTAATTGGTTGGTTTGCACCAGGTAAAAAGGAATAA
- a CDS encoding aldo/keto reductase translates to MQTVTLNNGVKMPIIGFGVYQVPDADECENAVYEALMAGYRLIDTAAGYLNEEAVGRAIKRSGIPREELFITTKLWVQDASYESAKLAFAKSLKKLQLDYLDLYLIHQPFGDYYGAWRAMEDLYGEGKIKAIGVSNFLPDRLMDLIVHNEIVPAVNQVETHPFYQQIESAAFMKEQGVQHQSWAPFAEGRNNMFSNEVLTSIAEKHNKSVAQVVLRWLVQREVVVIPKSVHKERIVENFDIFDFKLSAEDIEQISTLDTRESLFLSYHDPEVAKGMGNLKVDL, encoded by the coding sequence ATGCAAACTGTAACTTTGAACAATGGAGTAAAAATGCCGATCATCGGCTTCGGTGTCTACCAAGTCCCCGATGCTGATGAATGCGAGAATGCGGTATATGAAGCACTGATGGCCGGTTATCGCCTGATTGACACCGCCGCCGGTTACTTGAACGAGGAAGCGGTCGGGCGCGCAATCAAGCGCAGCGGCATACCGCGCGAAGAGCTGTTCATCACGACCAAGCTCTGGGTTCAGGATGCCAGCTACGAGAGTGCCAAGCTGGCGTTTGCCAAATCCTTGAAAAAGCTACAGCTCGACTATCTCGATTTATACCTTATTCACCAACCGTTCGGCGATTACTACGGTGCGTGGCGCGCGATGGAAGACCTATACGGCGAAGGCAAGATCAAGGCAATCGGTGTCAGCAACTTCCTGCCCGACCGTCTGATGGACCTCATCGTGCATAACGAAATTGTGCCCGCTGTCAACCAGGTCGAAACGCACCCGTTCTATCAGCAGATAGAGAGCGCCGCTTTTATGAAAGAGCAGGGAGTGCAGCATCAGTCGTGGGCACCGTTCGCTGAAGGACGTAACAATATGTTTAGCAACGAGGTACTGACCTCAATTGCGGAAAAACACAACAAATCCGTCGCTCAGGTTGTGCTGCGCTGGCTTGTTCAGCGCGAAGTCGTTGTTATTCCAAAATCGGTGCATAAAGAAAGGATCGTCGAGAACTTCGATATTTTCGATTTTAAGTTGAGCGCGGAAGATATCGAGCAGATTTCCACCTTGGATACGCGGGAAAGTCTTTTCTTATCGTACCATGATCCGGAAGTCGCCAAGGGGATGGGCAACTTGAAAGTCGATCTGTAA